Proteins co-encoded in one Elusimicrobiota bacterium genomic window:
- a CDS encoding helix-turn-helix domain-containing protein has protein sequence MMKKAHSSHDLIEGLTPGEREFLFTAHHLYCRAPLVYLAAAMLFFETRDAGTLINFETFTRWVRLVAVLLRLANIEEGRWAGTKEKNARQKPIIDYLVFYVEANESFKKILPKLKNNNADPDQLETGIICLDLKSQIFFVRGVLRGRLSNTLFEILKFFMEHEGVEFSMADLKAKLWAHKSDISDQAVSRTVHKLRKLLGRARFCIEVDRQPRRFTFYGIPRVSRESLDSLDKESALLN, from the coding sequence ATGATGAAGAAGGCCCACTCATCTCACGATCTTATTGAGGGATTAACGCCGGGCGAGCGAGAATTTTTGTTTACGGCCCATCATCTTTACTGTAGAGCCCCCTTGGTCTATCTAGCAGCAGCAATGCTTTTTTTTGAAACGAGAGATGCCGGAACGCTTATAAACTTCGAAACATTCACGCGTTGGGTCCGGCTGGTTGCAGTTCTTTTAAGATTGGCCAATATAGAAGAGGGGCGATGGGCCGGAACAAAAGAAAAAAATGCACGCCAAAAACCCATTATTGATTATCTTGTGTTCTATGTAGAAGCAAACGAGTCCTTTAAAAAGATTCTTCCTAAACTAAAAAATAATAATGCCGATCCTGATCAATTAGAGACGGGAATTATATGCCTTGATCTAAAAAGCCAGATTTTTTTCGTTCGTGGCGTTCTACGAGGCCGGTTAAGCAACACTCTCTTTGAGATTCTTAAGTTTTTTATGGAGCATGAAGGAGTCGAGTTTTCCATGGCTGATCTTAAGGCCAAGCTCTGGGCGCATAAATCTGATATTAGCGACCAAGCCGTTTCGCGAACAGTTCATAAGCTAAGAAAACTGCTTGGCCGGGCACGCTTTTGCATTGAAGTAGATCGGCAGCCCCGAAGATTCACTTTTTACGGCATACCCCGCGTCTCAAGGGAGAGCTTGGACTCATTAGATAAAGAAAGCGCGTTATTGAACTAG